The genomic segment GAAGCCATGTGGAAAGGTGAAACAAACACCTACGCTCACCATCCCATGAGACCGCCCTGGGGCCTGGATCAGATCGCCGATGACACCTGGTTCTACAAGGGTTTTTCCAATACCATTATCAGAGAGACGAATGACGGTCTGGTTATTGTTGATCCAAGCGGTTTTATGGATAGCCAGTTCAAGTTCGACGCGATTCGCTCCGTAACCGCTCAGCGGCTGCATACGGCCATATATACCCACGGCCACGTTGATCACGTTTTTGGGGTCTCGCATTATGCAGAGGAGGCCAGGTCCAAGGGTTGGGCCATGCCGCAGGTTATTGCGCATGAAGGTGTACCGGCCCGCTTTCAACGCTACCGCGAAACAGGCGGTTACAATGCCATCATAAATAGCCGCCAGTTTGCGGGCGGCGCGAGGGAAGTCACCTTTCCCGTTGATTTTTACTATCCCGATATCACCTACAAGGACAACCTGACAATTCGTGTCGGCGGAGTCACCGTCCTTTTAAGACATTCACGCGGTGAAACCGACGACCACACCTGGGGTTTTTATCCGGATACCCGCGTCCTCTGCACCGGAGACCTCTTCTTCTGGTGCATACCCAACGCAGGCAACCCGCAAAAAGTCCAGCGCTACTGTATGGAATGGGCCGTTGCTTTTCGCGAAATGGCGGCCCTGAAGCCCGAGGTTCTGGCGCCAGGGCATGGATGGCCCATTATGGGGGCAAAGCGTGTCCAACAGGCCCTGGATGACAGCGCCACTTTTCTTGAATCTCTTCACGAGCAGACGATAAACCTGATGA from the Deltaproteobacteria bacterium genome contains:
- a CDS encoding MBL fold metallo-hydrolase, with the translated sequence MGEILELAEAMWKGETNTYAHHPMRPPWGLDQIADDTWFYKGFSNTIIRETNDGLVIVDPSGFMDSQFKFDAIRSVTAQRLHTAIYTHGHVDHVFGVSHYAEEARSKGWAMPQVIAHEGVPARFQRYRETGGYNAIINSRQFAGGAREVTFPVDFYYPDITYKDNLTIRVGGVTVLLRHSRGETDDHTWGFYPDTRVLCTGDLFFWCIPNAGNPQKVQRYCMEWAVAFREMAALKPEVLAPGHGWPIMGAKRVQQALDDSATFLESLHEQTINLMNQGASLDTIIHTVKAPEELLKRPYLQPVYDEPEFIVRNIWRLYGGWYDGTPSHLKPASEQEQAEEIARLAGGADKLAARAKELSEAGNFRLACHLADWAYLAAQEDSEVRKTVQQIYTARAEAEPSTMAMGIYLAKAREMTETQEDEGEVREAGVLQAQNERGQRGPRS